A single genomic interval of Octopus bimaculoides isolate UCB-OBI-ISO-001 chromosome 10, ASM119413v2, whole genome shotgun sequence harbors:
- the LOC106868206 gene encoding organic cation transporter protein, translating into MDYEEVIGTIGGCGLYQKLMLTFLFSSTIMDGLQIGSIIFIAPDLDYRCAIPGYDNDTYKIQSEIHKELINEYIPKSEDEGEEVYEKCLIYFNTTENGNRTTQKCSSWVYDKSNTHTSITTELNLVCDNAILARHTITFYFVGYLFSMVSCGISSDRFGRKKVIIVSLFLQGSAGIVMALISNIYAIFVLRFITAIGGAGSFIPAVVLAAEVSSVDSRMKSSVAIQMMFTIGYMIISLLTYFVRTWRALMIIISIPSLVFAIVYVCFLDESPRWLLNKKRTKDANKILSNIAKLNKTVLPQTEIVNIFSSNNKRVETWKMFTIPQLLKRTLILMVNWAIVSMVYYGISLNVGKLYGNLYMNFFLNSVVEFPAYILGFFLLNRIGRKKLHASLMVLAGIACIAGIFPVLYGTKAHRWMLTASSIFGRLFITAAYGFMYLYTLELYPTCIRNGALGAMNTFAHVGGSVAPYTLSLSDLVSGKVGRIMPMILMGTLSIIAGLLSLLLPETNNRKMMDNFNDLTKSGELELATKKDAILKEETHPMKPRQPEEDIKF; encoded by the exons ATGGACTACGAAGAAGTGATTGGAACAATTGGAGGATGTGGACTTTATCAGAAACTGATGCTAACTTTCCTCTTCTCTTCTACCATTATGGATGGTTTACAAATTGGAAGCATAATTTTTATTGCACCTGACTTAGATTACAG GTGTGCTATTCCTGGTTACGACAACGACACGTATAAAATCCAAAGTGAAATCCATAAAGAACTGATCAACGAATATATTCCAAAGAGTGAGGATGAAGGGGAGGAGGTTTATGaaaaatgtttgatatatttcaatACCACAGAAAATGGAAATCGAACTACACAGAAGTGCAGCTCTTGGGTGTACGATAAATCCAACACGCACACCTCAATCACCACTGAA CTGAATCTCGTTTGCGATAATGCGATTCTGGCAAGGCACACCATTACATTTTACTTCGTTGGCTACCTTTTTTCTATGGTCAGCTGTGGAATTTCATCAGACAG ATTTGGTCGCAAAAAAGTGATAATTGTGTCTTTATTTTTGCAAGGGTCAGCTGGTATAGTAATGGCTTTAATCTCCAACATTTATGCCATATTTGTGTTACGTTTTATCACTGCTATCGGTGGTGCTGGATCCTTCATTCCTGCGGTTGTCCTTG CTGCTGAAGTGTCTTCGGTGGACAGTAGAATGAAATCTTCCGTTGCCATCCAAATGATGTTTACCATCGGATACATGATCATTTCTCTATTGACTTATTTTGTGAGGACCTGGAGGGCTTTGATGATCATAATATCAATCCCGTCACTGGTGTTCGCTATCGTCTATGTctg TTTCCTAGACGAATCTCCCCGATGGCTCCTcaataaaaagagaacaaaagatgccaacaaaattcttagcaacaTCGCCAAACTGAATAAAACAGTTTTGCCTCAAACAGAAATCGTCAACATTTTCTCATCGAACAATAAAAGAGTAGAAACCTGGAAAATGTTTACTATTCCTCAGCTTCTAAAACGGACCCTAATTTTGATGGTAAACTG GGCAATTGTGAGCATGGTATATTACGGCATTTCACTTAATGTTGGCAAATTGTATGGCAATCtctatatgaatttttttttgaatTCGGTTGTCGAGTTTCCAGCCTACATTCTCGGTTTCTTTCTGTTAAATCGTATcggaagaaaaaaattgcatgCTAGCCTGATGGTTTTGGCTGGAATTGCTTGTATCGCTGGAATATTTCCCGTCCTCTATGGCACTAAAG cccATCGATGGATGTTAACTGCCAGTTCGATATTCGGCCGTTTGTTTATCACTGCAGCttatggatttatgtatttatacactttGGAATTATATCCAACTTGTATAAGAAACGGTGCATTAGGGGCTATGAACACCTTTGCACATGTTGGCGGCAGTGTGGCACCTTACACTCTCAGTCTT tCAGATTTGGTTTCTGGCAAGGTTGGTCGAATAATGCCAATGATTCTTATGGGAACACTTTCCATAATCGCGGggctattgtcattgttgttacctGAAACAAACAACCGGAAAATGATGGACAACTTCAATGATTTGACCAAATCTGGAGAACTGGAGTTAGC TACTAAAAAGGATGCAATTCTAAAGGAAGAAACTCACCCTATGAAACCGAGACAACCTGAAGAGgatattaaattttaa